A section of the Sphingomonas ginsenosidivorax genome encodes:
- a CDS encoding response regulator transcription factor, translated as MITNNPKPRSVSPSDIARQTPSASLPDLPVYIVDDEPEVCRAMSAVFRACGQPHAGFTSSIEFLDELSALAPGIIVSDICMPHLDGLELLQELAMRGRKDPVIIITGHADVPLAVRALKSGAVDFIEKPFDADVILDAIASLRIEPIAHDQDPMVTRIAALSRREQQVFERIVEGGTNKSIAASLSLSPRTVEYYRAQVMHKLKTKSLSELIKIGMQTPYSNGDLMTAARRRE; from the coding sequence ATGATCACGAACAACCCGAAACCACGTTCCGTTTCACCCTCGGATATCGCCCGACAGACGCCGTCGGCGTCGCTGCCTGATCTGCCCGTCTATATCGTCGACGACGAGCCCGAGGTGTGCCGGGCGATGAGCGCGGTCTTCCGCGCCTGCGGCCAGCCCCATGCCGGCTTCACCTCGTCGATCGAGTTCCTCGACGAACTGTCCGCGCTGGCGCCGGGCATCATCGTCAGCGACATCTGCATGCCCCATCTCGATGGCCTCGAACTGTTACAGGAACTGGCGATGCGCGGCCGCAAGGATCCGGTGATCATCATCACCGGCCATGCAGACGTCCCGCTCGCGGTACGGGCCCTGAAAAGCGGCGCGGTCGATTTCATCGAAAAGCCGTTCGACGCCGACGTCATCCTCGATGCGATCGCCTCGCTGCGCATCGAACCCATCGCGCACGACCAGGACCCGATGGTGACTCGCATCGCCGCGCTCTCCCGTCGCGAGCAGCAGGTGTTCGAACGCATCGTCGAGGGCGGAACCAACAAATCGATCGCCGCGTCGCTGAGCCTCAGCCCCCGCACCGTCGAATATTACCGCGCCCAGGTGATGCACAAACTGAAGACCAAATCGCTGTCCGAACTCATCAAAATCGGGATGCAGACCCCCTATTCGAACGGTGACCTCATGACGGCTGCACGCAGACGAGAGTGA
- a CDS encoding PAS domain-containing sensor histidine kinase, producing MNRLWEALDDRPSVHPVPFGSAIRVGCLAACAALATSLTIRTVFHYEWPFIFGFLTTLAASLRASWRAGIVGAVLVVVGGVLLFPDAPLVTEPIVMAVIGCYLILAVTGDTLRQSRLTEHALAQQIRQRETYLQAIFATLPAAMLIVNDSGIIVTANQCAEQLFKHRHEPLAGCSISALLNLPNNGSAIGHLAKQVAIGQMTGQTVCIPVSGAHPLELTMQLAEVPISGKPFHIVYLRDETPQRTADARRAGLEAQVQQLGRATALGQLGSAIAHELNQPLASAALYAGAVRMMLADPDHDKAEVDATVVDMLGQLFRAKTIFQRLRNFVAADELDMEWVDVRRIVLEASQLGRMAIRQASAHLTVVLDEEFGEVFVDPVQIQQVLLNLIVNGVEAVQDRPVREVTLSVARWTDRQLVISVSDTGYGIADEVRNRLFEPFATSKRHGLGVGLSISKSIVEHHQGELWYDHEQPETTFRFTLGYRPTDAVGVAA from the coding sequence ATGAACCGGCTTTGGGAAGCACTCGACGACCGACCATCGGTACACCCTGTCCCGTTTGGTTCGGCTATCCGCGTCGGCTGTCTGGCGGCATGCGCGGCGCTGGCGACCAGCCTGACCATTCGGACCGTGTTCCACTATGAATGGCCCTTCATCTTCGGGTTCCTCACGACGCTCGCCGCATCGCTGCGTGCGAGCTGGCGCGCGGGAATCGTCGGTGCGGTGCTGGTTGTCGTCGGCGGGGTCCTGCTGTTTCCGGACGCCCCGCTGGTGACCGAACCGATCGTGATGGCGGTCATCGGATGCTATCTGATCCTGGCCGTGACGGGCGACACGCTGCGCCAGTCCCGGCTGACCGAACACGCGCTGGCGCAGCAGATTCGACAACGCGAAACCTATCTGCAGGCCATCTTCGCGACGCTTCCCGCGGCCATGCTGATCGTCAACGACAGCGGCATCATCGTGACCGCGAACCAGTGTGCCGAGCAACTGTTTAAACATCGCCACGAGCCGCTCGCCGGATGCAGCATCAGTGCCTTGCTGAACCTGCCGAACAACGGCTCGGCGATCGGTCATCTGGCGAAGCAGGTCGCGATCGGCCAGATGACGGGCCAGACCGTCTGCATTCCGGTATCCGGCGCGCATCCGCTCGAACTCACGATGCAGCTGGCCGAAGTGCCGATTTCGGGCAAGCCGTTCCACATCGTCTATCTGCGGGACGAAACGCCGCAACGCACGGCCGACGCCCGCCGCGCGGGCCTGGAGGCGCAGGTCCAGCAGCTGGGGCGAGCAACCGCGCTCGGCCAGCTCGGCAGCGCAATCGCGCATGAGCTCAACCAGCCGCTGGCGTCTGCGGCGCTCTACGCCGGCGCGGTGCGGATGATGCTGGCCGATCCCGATCACGACAAGGCGGAGGTCGACGCGACCGTCGTCGACATGCTGGGCCAGCTCTTCCGCGCCAAAACGATCTTCCAGCGCCTGCGCAACTTCGTCGCCGCGGACGAGCTCGACATGGAATGGGTCGACGTCCGCCGGATCGTCCTGGAGGCCAGCCAGCTCGGACGGATGGCGATCCGGCAGGCGAGCGCGCACCTGACGGTCGTGCTCGACGAGGAGTTTGGCGAAGTCTTCGTCGATCCGGTCCAGATCCAGCAGGTCTTGCTGAACCTGATCGTCAACGGGGTCGAGGCGGTACAGGACCGCCCCGTCCGCGAGGTGACGCTGAGCGTCGCACGCTGGACCGACCGCCAGCTCGTGATCAGCGTATCCGACACGGGCTACGGTATCGCCGACGAGGTCCGCAACCGCCTGTTCGAGCCGTTCGCGACCAGCAAGCGGCACGGCCTGGGGGTCGGGCTATCCATCTCGAAATCTATCGTCGAGCATCATCAGGGCGAACTTTGGTATGATCACGAACAACCCGAAACCACGTTCCGTTTCACCCTCGGATATCGCCCGACAGACGCCGTCGGCGTCGCTGCCTGA
- a CDS encoding M23 family metallopeptidase, translated as MDEAAFVTGVPVVAAAAGTVVRRRDGEPDVSVRTRAFAAGRDAGNGVVIDHGDGWVTQYSHLRAGSITVEPGERVAAGQAIGMVGLSGNTEYPHLHFDVRHADRPIDPFDARPLTAACARSRGQTGLWTRGLAAVLDRATTAIIGGGFATGFVDPAHPRAAEAATSLATTRPLLLWSEVSGGRRGDILRFAITGPQGAIFDAQRPLDGDHLLWMNFGGKKPPPRGWPPGLVRGEITLWRDGTLIGDRTVTARIDP; from the coding sequence GTGGACGAGGCTGCGTTCGTCACCGGCGTGCCGGTCGTCGCGGCGGCGGCGGGAACCGTCGTGCGGCGCCGCGACGGCGAGCCGGATGTCAGCGTCCGGACGCGCGCCTTCGCGGCCGGCCGCGACGCGGGGAACGGCGTCGTCATCGATCACGGCGACGGCTGGGTTACGCAGTACAGCCATCTGCGCGCCGGCAGCATCACGGTCGAGCCGGGCGAACGCGTTGCCGCCGGCCAGGCGATCGGCATGGTCGGGTTGTCGGGCAACACGGAATATCCGCACCTCCATTTCGACGTCCGGCACGCCGATCGCCCCATCGATCCGTTCGACGCGCGGCCCCTCACGGCGGCATGCGCGCGATCGCGGGGACAGACCGGCCTGTGGACGCGCGGACTGGCAGCGGTGCTCGACCGTGCGACGACGGCGATCATCGGCGGCGGGTTCGCCACCGGTTTTGTCGACCCGGCGCATCCCCGGGCAGCCGAGGCCGCGACCTCGCTCGCGACGACGCGGCCACTGCTGCTCTGGAGCGAGGTGTCGGGAGGCCGCCGGGGCGACATCCTGCGCTTCGCGATCACGGGACCGCAGGGTGCGATTTTTGACGCCCAACGACCGCTGGACGGCGATCATCTGCTATGGATGAACTTCGGCGGCAAGAAACCGCCCCCGCGCGGCTGGCCACCCGGTCTCGTCCGCGGTGAGATTACCCTGTGGCGGGACGGCACGCTGATCGGAGACAGGACGGTGACCGCTCGCATTGATCCATGA
- a CDS encoding calcium-binding protein, with the protein MVAPTTPKAATSRAQVLGTNANEIIDLATSNTTAGLPYNARAGGGNDYVFGNNFDNDLYGDAGNDVLLGRRGNDRVEGGIGNDVLYGDDVAESANDGNDTLLGGAGDDALYGGGGSDFLHGGDGTDILNGGSGDDRAIGGVGNDTVNGDAGDDDLFGQAGADTVNGGTGNDYIEGGLNATGVDTLNGGDGNDVIFGDNGHSFGATTSANMGAGNGANAVGGREDDSFAYNSGFEYNPDEGNADVITGGAGDDQVFAQGGDDRVNGNDGNDLIWGDAGNDTLAGDAGDDQVDGGDGNDTMDGNDGNDELDGDAGEDLIRGGAGNDFVQAGADNDSVFGGTGDDVLNGDDGNDLVEGEAGADRIQGGLGNDTLNGGDGNDVIYGAGESIDDNTDPGASDNDVITGGNGEDTVYGGIGDDQIYGNVGNDTLQGDEGNDWIHGGQGNDTVYGNDGNDDVNGGVGNDSVSGGAGNDIVNGQAGDDQLYGDAGNDTVYGETGSDLLVGGLGNDTLWGGDDNDTLYGDAQEQTGVSGGGIDVLHGGNGNDAIWGGGNNDTLYGDAGDDQMFGDTGNDRLEGGAGDDRLEGEDGNDTLLGGEGNDTLLGGEGNDLLMGGAGRDIFRFDETNSSPGYGDDEISGQFGNGRDFSLTNRDAVQLDVDAGFDRSSVIVVNLDWDGQGDAVDVMIFTANGSIMIEDFWAGADPLIANLAETTTFFDSVEAMNAYSQGNAGYDMIQFV; encoded by the coding sequence ATGGTAGCTCCAACGACGCCCAAAGCGGCGACTTCTCGTGCGCAAGTACTTGGCACGAATGCCAACGAGATCATCGATCTCGCGACCAGCAACACGACTGCAGGTTTGCCGTACAATGCCCGGGCTGGCGGCGGCAACGACTATGTGTTCGGCAACAATTTCGACAATGACCTGTATGGCGACGCCGGCAACGACGTGCTGCTCGGCCGCCGGGGCAACGACCGCGTCGAGGGCGGCATCGGCAACGACGTGCTGTACGGCGATGACGTGGCCGAGTCGGCGAACGACGGCAACGACACGCTGCTCGGCGGCGCCGGCGACGACGCACTTTACGGCGGAGGCGGGAGCGACTTCCTCCATGGTGGCGACGGCACCGACATCCTCAATGGCGGCAGCGGCGACGATCGCGCGATCGGCGGCGTCGGCAACGATACCGTGAACGGCGATGCCGGCGACGACGATCTGTTCGGGCAGGCCGGCGCGGACACCGTCAACGGCGGCACCGGCAACGACTATATCGAGGGCGGGCTCAACGCGACCGGCGTCGACACGCTGAACGGCGGCGACGGCAACGACGTCATCTTCGGCGACAACGGCCACTCGTTCGGTGCCACCACGAGCGCCAACATGGGGGCGGGCAACGGCGCCAACGCCGTCGGCGGTCGCGAGGACGACAGCTTCGCCTATAATTCCGGGTTCGAATATAATCCGGACGAAGGCAATGCGGACGTCATCACCGGCGGTGCCGGCGACGACCAGGTCTTCGCCCAGGGTGGCGACGACCGCGTCAACGGCAATGACGGCAACGACCTGATCTGGGGCGATGCCGGCAACGACACGCTGGCGGGCGACGCGGGCGACGACCAAGTCGATGGCGGCGACGGCAACGACACGATGGACGGCAATGACGGCAATGACGAACTGGACGGCGACGCCGGCGAGGATCTGATCCGCGGCGGTGCCGGCAACGACTTCGTCCAGGCGGGTGCTGACAACGATAGCGTGTTCGGCGGTACCGGCGACGACGTGCTGAACGGCGACGACGGCAACGACCTTGTCGAGGGCGAGGCCGGCGCCGACAGGATCCAGGGTGGCCTGGGCAACGACACGCTCAATGGCGGCGACGGCAACGACGTCATCTACGGCGCCGGCGAGTCGATCGACGATAACACCGATCCCGGCGCCAGCGACAACGACGTCATCACCGGCGGCAACGGCGAGGATACCGTCTATGGGGGGATCGGCGACGACCAGATCTACGGCAATGTCGGCAACGACACCCTCCAAGGTGACGAAGGCAATGACTGGATCCACGGCGGTCAGGGCAACGACACGGTCTACGGCAATGACGGCAACGACGATGTCAACGGCGGCGTCGGCAACGATTCCGTGTCGGGCGGCGCCGGCAACGATATCGTCAATGGCCAGGCCGGTGACGACCAGCTGTACGGCGATGCCGGCAACGACACCGTGTACGGCGAGACCGGAAGCGACCTGCTGGTCGGCGGCCTCGGCAACGATACGCTCTGGGGCGGTGACGACAACGATACGCTGTACGGCGATGCCCAGGAGCAGACCGGAGTCAGCGGCGGCGGGATCGACGTTCTGCACGGCGGCAACGGCAATGATGCCATCTGGGGCGGCGGCAACAACGACACGCTGTACGGCGATGCCGGCGACGACCAGATGTTCGGCGACACCGGTAACGACCGCCTCGAGGGCGGCGCGGGCGACGACCGGCTCGAGGGTGAGGATGGCAACGACACGCTGCTCGGCGGAGAGGGCAACGACACGCTGCTCGGCGGAGAGGGCAACGACCTGCTGATGGGCGGCGCGGGCCGTGACATCTTCCGGTTCGACGAGACCAACAGCAGTCCCGGCTATGGCGACGACGAGATCTCCGGCCAGTTCGGGAACGGTCGCGACTTCAGCCTCACCAACCGTGACGCCGTCCAGCTCGATGTCGACGCCGGTTTCGACCGGAGCTCCGTCATCGTGGTCAACCTGGACTGGGATGGCCAGGGCGACGCGGTCGACGTCATGATCTTCACCGCGAACGGCTCGATCATGATCGAGGATTTCTGGGCAGGCGCCGATCCGCTGATCGCCAACCTGGCCGAAACCACGACCTTCTTCGACTCGGTCGAGGCGATGAATGCCTACAGCCAGGGCAATGCCGGCTACGACATGATCCAGTTCGTCTGA
- a CDS encoding TolC family protein: MTTIFGAILPPQPKQRLRGGGDEMSTERRAFCLLVSSVALCGAAPHQPYRLAEMVYAANPRIQAQREVVQQARARLDAARSGSLPSIEGDALVQRRRLGVVNGPGDQTFTLGQASLEARMPLFDGGRTGAAKATARAELDNAEAVLNDTVEQVMLDLVTALADTRSAAEVEGFVQQQNASLQSELAMTERRLSVRDATLTDISQAQARLATSEAGMLDAQTQRAASRSRLEELLGAPIADETMALPQIAAGPPTIEDAKQHAIRNSPVLRAARAAVAAGRGAVSAARAQLAPNVEAVVGVDYLTGGVANLFTGQLPNDRTATFGGVSAHVPIFQRGAEYAEIRRAKGLEAQRMFQLAQVEREVVRDVEVTWTRRQAAARIVAIAGKAVVANESAVSAITREATFGERTTIDVLDAQRDLLTARIDQTRAARAEIVAQATLLAEIGSLAQTLLGSAPPNRP; the protein is encoded by the coding sequence ATGACCACCATCTTTGGTGCGATCCTTCCCCCGCAACCGAAGCAACGACTTCGAGGTGGGGGAGATGAAATGAGCACCGAAAGAAGGGCGTTCTGCCTGCTGGTCTCGAGCGTCGCGCTCTGCGGCGCAGCGCCGCACCAACCGTACCGGCTGGCCGAGATGGTCTATGCCGCAAACCCCCGCATCCAGGCGCAACGCGAGGTCGTGCAGCAGGCCCGAGCCCGCCTGGATGCCGCGCGCAGCGGCAGCCTGCCCTCGATTGAGGGCGATGCGCTGGTGCAGCGCCGTCGTCTGGGCGTCGTGAACGGTCCGGGCGATCAGACCTTCACGCTCGGCCAGGCGTCACTCGAGGCCAGGATGCCGCTGTTCGACGGCGGCCGGACCGGGGCCGCGAAGGCAACGGCGCGCGCCGAGCTGGACAATGCGGAAGCCGTGCTCAACGATACCGTCGAACAGGTCATGCTCGACCTCGTCACCGCGCTGGCGGACACCCGAAGCGCCGCCGAGGTGGAAGGCTTCGTGCAACAGCAGAACGCGTCGCTGCAGAGCGAACTCGCCATGACCGAGCGTCGTCTCTCGGTTCGCGATGCGACGCTCACCGACATCAGCCAGGCGCAGGCACGGCTGGCGACGTCCGAAGCCGGCATGCTCGATGCGCAGACCCAGCGCGCGGCGAGTCGCAGCCGCCTGGAAGAGTTGCTCGGCGCTCCGATCGCCGACGAGACGATGGCCCTTCCGCAGATCGCGGCCGGACCGCCGACGATCGAGGACGCGAAGCAGCACGCGATCAGAAACAGCCCCGTGCTGCGGGCCGCGCGCGCCGCCGTCGCCGCCGGGCGCGGGGCCGTCTCCGCCGCGCGCGCGCAACTGGCACCCAATGTCGAGGCCGTGGTCGGCGTCGACTATCTCACCGGCGGCGTCGCGAACCTCTTCACCGGCCAGTTGCCCAACGACCGGACCGCGACCTTCGGCGGGGTCAGCGCCCATGTGCCGATCTTCCAGCGCGGAGCGGAATATGCCGAGATCCGCCGCGCCAAGGGGCTGGAAGCGCAACGCATGTTCCAGCTGGCCCAGGTCGAGCGCGAGGTGGTGCGGGACGTCGAGGTCACCTGGACCCGTCGCCAGGCCGCCGCGCGGATCGTCGCCATCGCCGGCAAGGCCGTCGTCGCGAACGAGAGCGCCGTCAGCGCGATCACGCGCGAGGCGACGTTCGGCGAACGCACGACCATCGACGTCCTCGATGCACAGCGCGACCTGTTGACCGCGCGTATCGACCAGACACGCGCCGCACGGGCGGAAATCGTCGCGCAGGCAACGTTGCTGGCCGAGATCGGTTCGCTGGCGCAAACCTTGCTCGGCTCGGCCCCGCCAAACAGGCCGTAA